One window of the Papaver somniferum cultivar HN1 unplaced genomic scaffold, ASM357369v1 unplaced-scaffold_115, whole genome shotgun sequence genome contains the following:
- the LOC113329070 gene encoding uncharacterized protein LOC113329070: protein MVILLLYVDDMIITDSDLKEIHALKLHLRSCFEMKDLGLLRYFLGIEIEKSCDVYFISQVKHASDILQGAGLTDIKTVDTPLELDLILNCYEGHALSNPTMYQHLVGSLNYLTIARPDISHAVHIVSQFMTSPRSTHFAVELRILNYIKGTLYQGLHFSSNLDLRLRGYSDSDWAGDVTDRRSTTGYCLFLGNSLISWRSKKQTVVSRSSAEDEYRALAHTTSEIVWIRCLLQDMGVKLSEPTPLACYNKDPIHIAHNDVFHEHTKHIEIDCHSVRHHFKHLTITLPHVCSELQLADIFTKTLPASRLHILSTKLNMFSAPS, encoded by the coding sequence ATGGTTATTCTTCTCctttatgttgatgacatgatcATTACAGACAGTGACTTGAAGGAAATTCATGCTTTGAAGCTTCATCTAAGATCTTGctttgaaatgaaagatcttggtcTCTTAAGATACTTTCTTGGGATTGAAATCGAAAAATCCTGTGATGTATATTTTATTTCTCAAGTAAAGCATGCATCTGATATTCTCCAAGGTGCAGGGTTAACTGATATCAAGACTGTTGATACACCACTTGAACTGGATCTTATACTCAATTGTTATGAAGGACATGCACTATCTAATCCAACAATGTATCAACATCTTGTTGGGAGTCTTAACTATCTCACCATTGCACGACCAGATATCAGCCATGCAGTCCATATTGTGAGTCAGTTCATGACATCTCCAAGATCAACACACTTTGCTGTTGAGCTTCGAATTCTAAATTATATCAAAGGTACTTTATATCAAGGATTACACTTCTCAAGCAATTTAGATCTTCGTCTTCGCGGATACTCCGACTCTGATTGGGCAGGTGATGTTACTGACCGACGATCAACCACTGGATATTGCCTATTTTTAGGTAATTCTTTAATATCTTGGCGTAGTAAGAAACAAACTGTGGTCTCTCGGTCAAGTGCTGAAGATGAATACCGAGCTCTTGCTCACACTACTTCAGAAATTGTTTGGATACGATGCCTGCTTCAAGATATGGGAGTTAAGCTATCTGAACCTACTCCACTCGCCTGTTATAACAAAGATCCTATTCACATTGCTCACAATGATGTATTTCATGAGCATACAAAACACATTGAGATAGACTGTCATTCTGTACGACATCACTTTAAACATCTGACAATCACTCTGCCGCATGTTTGTTCAGAATTGCAACTAGCCGATATCTTCACAAAAACTCTACCTGCATCTCGTCTTCATATCTTGTCTACCAAACTCAATATGTTCTCtgcaccatcttga
- the LOC113329071 gene encoding uncharacterized protein LOC113329071, translated as MDRVIYIKEVKRAWDGLISYYQGSDKVKKVRLQTLKRKYELLQMETIETISEFFSKTLNLVNEIKVNGDTIEDSSIVEKILRSLPEKFESKVTAIEECNTFVTMTLDELLGSLQAYEQILLEKTAAALKRHFRVKLAGEAIKENLMLEVFKEDITMEGDLILEVIKEENQLIDQKFSVITVEILDTFLLSVKKPRSTTSNNYKENFKDNIAESQEEEEEEEEEKKTENMSLDCHTPEEQPQHKWYQDTGCNNHICGRREMFDNLDESVRSSVKFGNNSTIPVIGK; from the coding sequence atggaTAGAGTTATATACATTAAAGAAGTTAAAAGAGCATGGGATGGATTGATAAGTTACTATCAAGGATCTGACAAGGTCAAGAAGGTTAGATTACAaaccttgaaaagaaaatatgaattatTGCAGATGGAGACAATTGAAACAATATCAGAGTTTTTCTCAAAGACActgaatcttgtcaatgagattAAAGTTAATGGAGATACTATAGAAGATTCATCCATTGTAGAGAAGATCTTAAGAAGCTTGCCTGAGAAGTTTGAATCAAAGGTTACTGCTATAGAGGAATGCAACACATTTGTAACTATGACTCTTGATGAGTTGTTGGGTTCATTACAAGCTTATGAACAAATATTGCTAGAGAAAACAGCTGCTGCGTTGAAGAGGCACTTCAGAGTCAAGTTAGCTGGAGAAGCAATCAAGGAAAACCTAATGCTGGAAGTTTTCAAGGAAGATATAACAATGGAGGGAGATCTAATACTGGAGGTTATCAAGGAAGAAAACCAGTTGATAGATCAAAAATTCAGTGTTATAACTGTGGAGATTTTGGACACTTTTCTGTTGAGTGTAAAAAAACCTAGAAGTACAACATCTAATAACTACAAGGAAAATTTTAAAGATAATATTGCAgaaagtcaagaagaagaagaagaagaagaagaagaaaagaaaactgaGAATATGTCGTTGGATTGCCATACACCTGAAGAACAGCCTCAACATAAGTGGTATCAAGATACAGGTTGCAACAATCATATTTGTGGAAGAAGAGAGATGTTTGATAATCTTGATGAATCAGTACGTTCATCTGTGAAATTTGGAAATAATTCTACAATTCCAGTTATAGGAAAATGA